In Carya illinoinensis cultivar Pawnee chromosome 6, C.illinoinensisPawnee_v1, whole genome shotgun sequence, a single genomic region encodes these proteins:
- the LOC122313016 gene encoding protein FAR1-RELATED SEQUENCE 5-like isoform X1: MEKEKEQPTTQTSNSSNPPSKAIPSTSQNIPNYMSGYFGPVPTWSPTFLPYPAANQYPINIQNGGYSFQHNMEPPSHLSNTSSATSKIVGSGLDNTTDGGESEAPCGSPIVDDSNNGSGEKSQNVQMVNDDTIDEPKSGMEFNSVEELLSYYKEYGKKCGFGVMIKRTEREEDDSVRYVTLSCARGGKARNRTLNVANPRPTGKTECKAKINALRQDGVLRLTTVHNIHNHGLSPKKSRFFRCNREVSDAVKRVLDTNDLAGIRASKSYGSLVVGAGGFENLPFLEKDCRNYIDKARHLRLGAGGAGALQQYFLRMQYKNPGFFYMMDIDDDGRLKNVFWADPRSRAAYQYFGDVVTFDTTYLTNRYGMPFAPFVGVNHHGQSILLGAGLISSEDTETFVWLFKTWLQCMDGNAPKAIITDQDRAMKNAIAIVFPNSRHRFCLWHILKKVPEKLGSYGTYKTGMKSALMKCVYDSQCVDEFEKCWDQLLTTYNLGDNAWLQSLYLEREHWVPAFLKNCFWAGMSTTQRSESMNAFFDGYVHSRTNLKEFVDQFDNALKKKIENENLADFQSFNVTIPCISRSPIEKRFQELYTIAKFKEVQHQVNGIIDLNPKLHNSVGAIKTYMVEDEVCLEEFTKLVNHSVDFSEEDAVAKCSCGLFEMRGILCRHILAVFRCNDIKFLPDIYILDRWRKDIRRRYTLIHSSYDAGEQHADSSRYTSLLHICYQMITYASSTRENTEDARNKLNAMIELYRANQEGPSMTQIGSNVESKANDTIVGASGEVRSPRVVRGKGRPPSLRRASRMEIDMRKAKAKAKKAPAKGKRKERDGGDTHVVDKGDTPVTEVYRNLFGPSEMVVSNVGHMQQAIPERGDVAIDITGAQSREIAIQSQESMEIGLENSQFVHFRLDGSQPLE, from the exons ATGGAAAAGGAGAAAGAACAACCAACTACGCAGACATCCAATAGCTCAAATCCCCCATCTAAG GCCATACCATCAACTAGTCAGAACATTCCAAATTATATGTCTGGTTACTTTGGACCAGTGCCTACGTGGTCACCAACTTTTCTACCATATCCGGCTGCTAACCAATATCCAATCAACATACAG AATGGTGGTTACTCATTTCAACATAACATGGAACCGCCGAGTCACCTCAGCAATACAAGCTCTGCCACGAGTAAAATAGTTGGTTCAGGGCTGGATAATACTACTGATGGTGGGGAATCTGAAGCGCCATGTGGATCTCCTATAGTTGATGACTCGAATAATGGCAGTGGCGAGAAATCCCAGAATGTCCAAATGGTTAATGATGATACGATTGATGAGCCAAAGTCGGGAATGGAGTTTAATTCCGTTGAAGAGCTATTAAGTTATTATAAGGAATATGGTAAAAAATGCGGGTTTGGGGTGATGATAAAACGGACTGAGAGGGAAGAAGATGACTCTGTTAGATACGTCACTCTTTCTTGTGCCCGTGGTGGGAAGGCTCGGAATAGGACGCTGAATGTCGCCAACCCACGTCCGACAGGAAAGACGGAATGTAAGGCAAAGATTAATGCCTTAAGGCAAGATGGAGTGCTTCGGTTGACGACAGTACATAATATCCATAACCATGGTCTAAGTCCAAAGAAATCTcgcttctttcgatgtaatagagaagtTAGTGATGCCGTAAAAAGGGTCTTAGATACAAATGACTTGGCTGGCATCCGAGCTAGTAAGAGTTACGGATCTCTCGTTGTTGGTGCGGGTGGATTTGAGAATCTCCCATTCTTGGAAAAGGATTGCCGTAATTATATTGATAAGGCAAGACATCTGCGACTTGGGGCGGGTGGTGCTGGAGCGCTCCAACAGTATTTTTTACGGATGCAATACAAAAATCCTGGGTTTTTTTATATGATGGATATAGATGATGATGGGAGGTTAAAGAACGTCTTCTGGGCAGACCCTCGTAGTAGAGCAGCATACCAGTATTTTGGCGATGTGGTCACATTCGACACCACGTACCTAACGAATCGATACGGTATgccgtttgcaccatttgttggtgtaaaccaccatgggcaGTCAATTCTGTTAGGAGCAGGCTTGATTTCTAGTGAAGATACAGAGACATTTGTGTGGTTATTCAAGACATGGTTGCAATGCATGGATGGTAACGCTCCGAAGGCTATTATCACTGATCAAGATAGAGCGATGAAAAATGCAATCGCAATTGTCTTCCCAAATAGCCGGCATAGATTTTGTCTTTGGCATATACTGAAGAAAGTTCCTGAGAAGCTTGGCTCTTATGGTACGTACAAAACTGGGATGAAGAGTGCAttgatgaaatgtgtatatGACTCCCAATGTGTTGATGAGTTTGAGAAATGTTGGGATCAGTTGCTTACCACTTACAACTTGGGAGATAATGCGTGGTTGCAGAGCCTATACCTTGAGCGTGAGCATTGGGTACCGGCATTTTTGAAAAACTgtttttgggctggaatgagtacaacgcagcgaagcgagagcatgaatgcattcTTTGACGGTTATGTACATTCTAGGACAAACTTAAAGGAGTTTGTAGACCAATTTGATAATGCATTGAAgaaaaagattgagaatgaaaatcttGCTGACTTCCAATCATTTAATGTGACAATCCCCTGTATATCTAGATCTCCGATTGAGAAGAGGTTCCAAGAGTTGTACACGATAGCTAAGTTCAAAGAAGTTCAACATCAAGTCAACGGTATCATTGACTTGAATCCAAAGTTACATAATTCTGTTGGTGCAATAAAGACATATATGGTTGAGGATGAAGTTTGTTTGGAAGAGTTCACTAAGTTGGTTAATCATTCTGTGGACTTTAGTGAGGAAGACGCAGTCGCAAAGTGCTCATGTGGCTTATTTGAGATGAGGGGGATATTGTGTCGTCACATTTTGGCCGTATTCAGGTGTAATGATATTAAATTTTTGCctgatatttatattttagatcgatggaggaaggatATTAGAAGGCGATACACATTAATCCACAGTAGCTACGATGCAGGGGAACAACACGCAGATTCGAGCAGATATACCAGTCTCTTACATATCTGTTATCAGATGATTACTTATGCATCGAGTACGAGAGAGAATACTGAGGATGCGAGAAATAAGTTAAATGCAATGATTGAGTTGTATCGTGCTAATCAAGAAGGCCCATCGATGACTCAAATTGGTTCCAATGTTGAGAGTAAGGCGAATGACACTATAGTTGGTGCTTCTGGGGAAGTACGTAGTCCACGTGTTGTACGAGGCAAAGGCAGACCTCCATCTTTAAGGAGAGCATCCAGGATGGAGATAGACATGCGGAAAGCTAAAGCAAAGGCGAAGAAAGCACCAGCAAAGGGGAAGCGTAAAGAG CGGGATGGAGGAGATACCCATGTCGTGGATAAAGGAGATACACCTGTGACGGAAGTATACAGAAATTTATTTGGCCCTTCTGAGATGGTTGTCTCTAATGTTGGACACATGCAG CAGGCTATTCCCGAAAGAGGTGACGTGGCTATCGACATTACTGGAGCCCAGTCTCGAGAAATAGCTATTCAGAGTCAAGAAAGC ATGGAAATTGGGTTGGAAAATTCACAATTTGTGCACTTCCGATTGGACGGATCACAACCTTTGGAATGA
- the LOC122313016 gene encoding protein FAR1-RELATED SEQUENCE 5-like isoform X2 → MEKEKEQPTTQTSNSSNPPSKAIPSTSQNIPNYMSGYFGPVPTWSPTFLPYPAANQYPINIQNGGYSFQHNMEPPSHLSNTSSATSKIVGSGLDNTTDGGESEAPCGSPIVDDSNNGSGEKSQNVQMVNDDTIDEPKSGMEFNSVEELLSYYKEYGKKCGFGVMIKRTEREEDDSVRYVTLSCARGGKARNRTLNVANPRPTGKTECKAKINALRQDGVLRLTTVHNIHNHGLSPKKSRFFRCNREVSDAVKRVLDTNDLAGIRASKSYGSLVVGAGGFENLPFLEKDCRNYIDKARHLRLGAGGAGALQQYFLRMQYKNPGFFYMMDIDDDGRLKNVFWADPRSRAAYQYFGDVVTFDTTYLTNRYGMPFAPFVGVNHHGQSILLGAGLISSEDTETFVWLFKTWLQCMDGNAPKAIITDQDRAMKNAIAIVFPNSRHRFCLWHILKKVPEKLGSYGTYKTGMKSALMKCVYDSQCVDEFEKCWDQLLTTYNLGDNAWLQSLYLEREHWVPAFLKNCFWAGMSTTQRSESMNAFFDGYVHSRTNLKEFVDQFDNALKKKIENENLADFQSFNVTIPCISRSPIEKRFQELYTIAKFKEVQHQVNGIIDLNPKLHNSVGAIKTYMVEDEVCLEEFTKLVNHSVDFSEEDAVAKCSCGLFEMRGILCRHILAVFRCNDIKFLPDIYILDRWRKDIRRRYTLIHSSYDAGEQHADSSRYTSLLHICYQMITYASSTRENTEDARNKLNAMIELYRANQEGPSMTQIGSNVESKANDTIVGASGEVRSPRVVRGKGRPPSLRRASRMEIDMRKAKAKAKKAPAKGKRKERDGGDTHVVDKGDTPVTEVYRNLFGPSEMVVSNVGHMQAIPERGDVAIDITGAQSREIAIQSQESMEIGLENSQFVHFRLDGSQPLE, encoded by the exons ATGGAAAAGGAGAAAGAACAACCAACTACGCAGACATCCAATAGCTCAAATCCCCCATCTAAG GCCATACCATCAACTAGTCAGAACATTCCAAATTATATGTCTGGTTACTTTGGACCAGTGCCTACGTGGTCACCAACTTTTCTACCATATCCGGCTGCTAACCAATATCCAATCAACATACAG AATGGTGGTTACTCATTTCAACATAACATGGAACCGCCGAGTCACCTCAGCAATACAAGCTCTGCCACGAGTAAAATAGTTGGTTCAGGGCTGGATAATACTACTGATGGTGGGGAATCTGAAGCGCCATGTGGATCTCCTATAGTTGATGACTCGAATAATGGCAGTGGCGAGAAATCCCAGAATGTCCAAATGGTTAATGATGATACGATTGATGAGCCAAAGTCGGGAATGGAGTTTAATTCCGTTGAAGAGCTATTAAGTTATTATAAGGAATATGGTAAAAAATGCGGGTTTGGGGTGATGATAAAACGGACTGAGAGGGAAGAAGATGACTCTGTTAGATACGTCACTCTTTCTTGTGCCCGTGGTGGGAAGGCTCGGAATAGGACGCTGAATGTCGCCAACCCACGTCCGACAGGAAAGACGGAATGTAAGGCAAAGATTAATGCCTTAAGGCAAGATGGAGTGCTTCGGTTGACGACAGTACATAATATCCATAACCATGGTCTAAGTCCAAAGAAATCTcgcttctttcgatgtaatagagaagtTAGTGATGCCGTAAAAAGGGTCTTAGATACAAATGACTTGGCTGGCATCCGAGCTAGTAAGAGTTACGGATCTCTCGTTGTTGGTGCGGGTGGATTTGAGAATCTCCCATTCTTGGAAAAGGATTGCCGTAATTATATTGATAAGGCAAGACATCTGCGACTTGGGGCGGGTGGTGCTGGAGCGCTCCAACAGTATTTTTTACGGATGCAATACAAAAATCCTGGGTTTTTTTATATGATGGATATAGATGATGATGGGAGGTTAAAGAACGTCTTCTGGGCAGACCCTCGTAGTAGAGCAGCATACCAGTATTTTGGCGATGTGGTCACATTCGACACCACGTACCTAACGAATCGATACGGTATgccgtttgcaccatttgttggtgtaaaccaccatgggcaGTCAATTCTGTTAGGAGCAGGCTTGATTTCTAGTGAAGATACAGAGACATTTGTGTGGTTATTCAAGACATGGTTGCAATGCATGGATGGTAACGCTCCGAAGGCTATTATCACTGATCAAGATAGAGCGATGAAAAATGCAATCGCAATTGTCTTCCCAAATAGCCGGCATAGATTTTGTCTTTGGCATATACTGAAGAAAGTTCCTGAGAAGCTTGGCTCTTATGGTACGTACAAAACTGGGATGAAGAGTGCAttgatgaaatgtgtatatGACTCCCAATGTGTTGATGAGTTTGAGAAATGTTGGGATCAGTTGCTTACCACTTACAACTTGGGAGATAATGCGTGGTTGCAGAGCCTATACCTTGAGCGTGAGCATTGGGTACCGGCATTTTTGAAAAACTgtttttgggctggaatgagtacaacgcagcgaagcgagagcatgaatgcattcTTTGACGGTTATGTACATTCTAGGACAAACTTAAAGGAGTTTGTAGACCAATTTGATAATGCATTGAAgaaaaagattgagaatgaaaatcttGCTGACTTCCAATCATTTAATGTGACAATCCCCTGTATATCTAGATCTCCGATTGAGAAGAGGTTCCAAGAGTTGTACACGATAGCTAAGTTCAAAGAAGTTCAACATCAAGTCAACGGTATCATTGACTTGAATCCAAAGTTACATAATTCTGTTGGTGCAATAAAGACATATATGGTTGAGGATGAAGTTTGTTTGGAAGAGTTCACTAAGTTGGTTAATCATTCTGTGGACTTTAGTGAGGAAGACGCAGTCGCAAAGTGCTCATGTGGCTTATTTGAGATGAGGGGGATATTGTGTCGTCACATTTTGGCCGTATTCAGGTGTAATGATATTAAATTTTTGCctgatatttatattttagatcgatggaggaaggatATTAGAAGGCGATACACATTAATCCACAGTAGCTACGATGCAGGGGAACAACACGCAGATTCGAGCAGATATACCAGTCTCTTACATATCTGTTATCAGATGATTACTTATGCATCGAGTACGAGAGAGAATACTGAGGATGCGAGAAATAAGTTAAATGCAATGATTGAGTTGTATCGTGCTAATCAAGAAGGCCCATCGATGACTCAAATTGGTTCCAATGTTGAGAGTAAGGCGAATGACACTATAGTTGGTGCTTCTGGGGAAGTACGTAGTCCACGTGTTGTACGAGGCAAAGGCAGACCTCCATCTTTAAGGAGAGCATCCAGGATGGAGATAGACATGCGGAAAGCTAAAGCAAAGGCGAAGAAAGCACCAGCAAAGGGGAAGCGTAAAGAG CGGGATGGAGGAGATACCCATGTCGTGGATAAAGGAGATACACCTGTGACGGAAGTATACAGAAATTTATTTGGCCCTTCTGAGATGGTTGTCTCTAATGTTGGACACATGCAG GCTATTCCCGAAAGAGGTGACGTGGCTATCGACATTACTGGAGCCCAGTCTCGAGAAATAGCTATTCAGAGTCAAGAAAGC ATGGAAATTGGGTTGGAAAATTCACAATTTGTGCACTTCCGATTGGACGGATCACAACCTTTGGAATGA
- the LOC122314429 gene encoding uncharacterized protein LOC122314429: MGVHLRMSKSSSSISSSSYPKRTLGKELCFCELEATLKWSTTTKNPRRPFLGCSKYNTQGLPYCKFFKWLDGNEVIELQYRERIDELLKKERDVEKLLELLGKREIELRKIVERLERVQMVLSNKSDEVMQKELVLNAQEAKRRRLCTLLSLYCCAVFLHAFYLVFYK; this comes from the exons atgggGGTTCATCTTAGAATGTCaaaatcatcttcatcaatatcTTCATCATCTTATCCCAAACGTACGTTGGGAAAAGAATTGTGCTTCTGCGAGCTGGAAGCCACATTGAAATGGTCAACTACTACAAAAAATCCTAGACGGCCCTTCTTAGGGTGTTCAAAGTATAATACGCAG GGCTTACCATACTGTAAGTTTTTCAAGTGGTTGGATGGTAATGAAGTGATTGAGTTACAATATAGAGAAAGGATTGATGAACtgttaaagaaagagagagatgtgGAGAAGCTACTTGAGCTGCTCGGAAAGCGGGAGATTGAGCTCCGTAAGATAGTGGAGCGCCTCGAGAGGGTGCAGATGGTGCTGTCCAATAAAAGCGACGAGGTTATGCAAAAGGAGTTGGTGCTTAACGCACAAGAAGCTAAAAGAAGGCGTTTATGCACGCTACTTTCTCTTTATTGTTGTGCAGtatttttacatgcattttacttagttttttataagtaa